In the Alkaliphilus oremlandii OhILAs genome, one interval contains:
- a CDS encoding methyl-accepting chemotaxis protein, which yields MFWERKRKIEDLSKKIIRMSQGDLTFQLDDKGDKDFGGIANSINQLIYGFRNFIGNVSTTNEKTLNFAIELENNARYISDASADVASAVIDIASEATTQNQAVFQAKEYTEKMEKDALNILEQSVKTKMISKEMVSVVKDSTEVFDQVANLLNLSSNWSIDLSNKMNSLKNEAEKIQQITSVVTNISENTNLLALNASIEAARAGDSGRGFAVVAGEVKKLAEQSSESAEEIESIINSIVTKVNDITDEIEEQVGQSKENIKTVNQSKVLLDQILDSTESTYEAVESIHSLAQEEVELIKIFNDIIEKIAFATEKSTAFAQEAAASGQEQTASVQVMFESIQKLTSMTNEVQNIVNGFVKEFVMDEKIKALVNRGLKALEEISQLREIDAMDPSNCEKILRNEMKKQEVFELLAIMNKSGDSKAIILKGLDSSQDLQGNYSHRPYFQEAIKGDHFISKPYISLSTYTYCVTIAVPIIAHQREIIGIVMGDLSLEN from the coding sequence GTGTTTTGGGAAAGAAAAAGGAAGATAGAGGATCTAAGTAAAAAGATTATTCGAATGTCCCAAGGGGATCTAACCTTTCAATTAGACGATAAGGGTGATAAGGACTTTGGGGGTATTGCAAATTCAATTAACCAGCTGATCTATGGTTTCAGAAATTTCATTGGAAATGTATCGACCACCAATGAAAAAACACTAAACTTTGCAATAGAATTAGAAAATAATGCAAGATATATTTCAGATGCCTCAGCAGATGTGGCATCGGCTGTTATAGATATTGCCTCCGAGGCGACCACTCAGAATCAGGCTGTTTTTCAGGCGAAAGAGTATACGGAGAAAATGGAGAAGGATGCATTAAACATTTTAGAACAGTCGGTAAAAACAAAGATGATATCAAAGGAGATGGTATCCGTTGTTAAAGACAGCACAGAAGTATTTGATCAGGTTGCAAATCTTTTAAATCTGAGCAGCAATTGGAGTATTGATCTTTCAAATAAAATGAACAGTTTAAAAAATGAAGCTGAAAAGATTCAACAGATCACATCTGTAGTTACGAATATCAGTGAAAATACAAATTTATTAGCGTTAAATGCTTCTATTGAAGCGGCTAGGGCAGGTGACTCTGGCAGAGGCTTCGCAGTAGTTGCTGGAGAAGTTAAAAAACTAGCAGAGCAATCTTCAGAATCTGCTGAAGAGATAGAGTCCATCATCAACAGTATCGTTACGAAGGTCAACGATATAACGGATGAAATTGAGGAGCAAGTTGGACAATCTAAAGAAAATATTAAAACAGTGAATCAGAGTAAGGTTTTACTGGATCAGATTTTAGATTCCACGGAGAGTACCTATGAAGCAGTTGAAAGTATTCATAGTTTGGCTCAAGAAGAGGTGGAACTCATTAAAATCTTCAATGATATTATAGAAAAAATTGCATTTGCTACAGAGAAATCAACAGCATTTGCTCAGGAGGCGGCGGCTTCTGGGCAGGAGCAAACGGCTTCTGTTCAAGTAATGTTTGAATCGATTCAAAAGCTAACTTCTATGACCAATGAAGTTCAAAATATTGTAAATGGTTTTGTTAAAGAATTTGTTATGGATGAGAAAATAAAAGCTTTAGTGAATAGAGGGCTGAAAGCCTTAGAAGAGATCAGTCAATTGAGAGAGATTGATGCAATGGATCCTTCGAACTGTGAAAAGATTCTGAGGAATGAAATGAAAAAGCAGGAAGTATTCGAACTTCTAGCTATCATGAATAAGTCGGGAGACAGTAAAGCGATCATTCTTAAGGGACTGGATAGCAGCCAGGATCTGCAAGGAAACTATAGCCATCGACCGTACTTTCAGGAAGCCATAAAGGGCGATCATTTTATTTCTAAGCCATATA